Proteins encoded by one window of Actinocorallia herbida:
- a CDS encoding MarR family winged helix-turn-helix transcriptional regulator, which produces MDGFELFQLGRTLMRLGEQSMPETGFRQLSGPARTVLFDIAENPDSSISEITARVRFPQSQVSACVTRLRDDGVVETAADPLDRRRTLVRLTAAALRRTGARPPANIDAALANAMRDLDPVRVERTKAVLNELVGLLHPPDRE; this is translated from the coding sequence ATGGACGGATTCGAGCTCTTCCAGCTGGGGCGCACGCTGATGCGGCTCGGCGAGCAGTCGATGCCGGAGACCGGGTTTCGGCAGCTCAGCGGGCCGGCCCGGACCGTTCTGTTCGACATCGCCGAGAATCCGGACAGCTCCATCTCCGAGATCACCGCCCGCGTCAGGTTCCCGCAGAGCCAGGTGTCGGCATGCGTGACCCGGCTGCGCGACGACGGCGTCGTGGAGACGGCCGCAGACCCGCTGGACCGCCGCAGGACCCTGGTGCGGCTCACCGCCGCGGCCCTTCGGCGCACCGGTGCGCGGCCGCCCGCGAACATAGACGCCGCGCTGGCGAACGCCATGCGGGATCTCGACCCGGTGCGGGTCGAGCGCACCAAGGCCGTACTCAACGAACTCGTCGGTCTGCTGCACCCTCCGGACCGAGAATGA
- a CDS encoding Gfo/Idh/MocA family protein: protein MGMVRWGVVGPGEIAAGFAEAMRWVPDGEIVAVASRSAERAAAFGDRFAVARRYGDYSALAADPEVDVVYVATPASRHEQDTLALLEAGKHVLCEKPFALDAGQARRMAEAARRRGLFLMEAMWSRFLPAYRTLTEVLADGRIGTPLLVEADFGMRWPVQPEHRLFDPRRGGGALLDLGVYPVQLCSLVLGPVEHVVADGLIGETGVDEQVAAVLRHGGGRLGVVKTAIRTVMTCTARIAGTDGSIDLPAFMHCPEALTVTTRTGGTEQIDASYEGNGLRFEIAEVHRCLAEGLTESPVMPINETIAIAAALDAIRAQVLLHDARSAPPSGTRTLTP, encoded by the coding sequence ATGGGAATGGTTCGCTGGGGAGTCGTGGGGCCCGGTGAGATCGCGGCGGGGTTCGCCGAGGCGATGCGGTGGGTTCCCGACGGGGAGATCGTCGCGGTGGCCTCGCGCTCGGCCGAGAGGGCCGCGGCCTTCGGGGACAGGTTCGCCGTCGCGCGCAGATATGGCGACTACTCCGCGCTGGCCGCCGACCCCGAAGTCGACGTCGTCTATGTGGCGACGCCCGCGTCGCGGCACGAGCAGGACACACTCGCCCTGCTGGAGGCGGGCAAGCACGTGCTGTGCGAGAAGCCCTTCGCGCTGGACGCCGGGCAGGCCCGGCGGATGGCCGAAGCGGCGCGGAGGCGCGGGCTGTTCCTGATGGAGGCGATGTGGAGCCGCTTCCTGCCCGCGTACCGGACTCTGACCGAGGTGCTCGCAGACGGCCGGATCGGCACGCCGCTCCTGGTGGAGGCGGATTTCGGGATGCGGTGGCCGGTGCAGCCGGAGCACCGGCTCTTCGACCCGCGGCGGGGCGGCGGCGCGCTGCTCGATCTGGGCGTCTACCCCGTCCAGCTCTGCTCGCTGGTGCTGGGCCCGGTCGAGCACGTCGTCGCCGACGGCCTCATCGGCGAGACCGGCGTCGATGAGCAGGTGGCCGCGGTGCTCCGGCACGGCGGCGGCCGGCTCGGCGTCGTCAAGACCGCGATCCGCACCGTCATGACGTGCACGGCCCGCATCGCCGGAACCGACGGTTCGATCGACCTCCCGGCGTTCATGCACTGCCCCGAAGCGCTCACCGTCACCACCCGCACCGGTGGGACCGAACAGATCGACGCCTCCTACGAGGGCAACGGGCTCCGGTTCGAGATAGCCGAAGTGCACCGCTGCCTCGCCGAGGGCCTGACCGAGAGCCCCGTGATGCCCATCAACGAGACCATCGCGATCGCCGCCGCCCTCGACGCGATCCGCGCCCAGGTCCTCCTCCACGACGCGCGCTCCGCCCCGCCATCGGGCACCCGCACCCTCACCCCCTGA
- a CDS encoding GMC oxidoreductase — translation MTHPTLDFYADPDSGAWEEIGFDPYPAGRPPVDVPLVRRPPVLALRDLRERYDAVVVGSGAGGGVAAYVLARSGASVLVVERGSWFGARDLPADHVRNHRFFFGGDLDTPPGHPRAVPDGDGETAVTYDDLRYHHNAITVGGGTRFFGAQAWRFLPDDFRMASLYGVPEGSALADWPITYDDLEPFYDKVEWELGVAGRAHPEEGSRSRDYPMGPFPPTAEASVLAAGAESLGWTAGAVPLLLNTEPRGGRNACIRCGQCVGFTCPVDARNGTHSTVLPRAFDHGADLITEAQVTRISDDGTVEIADGRTSRTLHAGRIVLAGGAVETPRLLRMSGLGNDWVGDCLQGHLYANVFGLFDSDVHDGLGPGPSVATRRFSHGNEGVVGGGLLGHDFVKIPTMHYALGLPAGVDRSGPDARAALAHGYRRTINIQGPVHEIPTREARVRLSSTVTDRLGLPVARLEGLQHPEDLRTCEFLSGKAEEWLRASGATRTWRMGAPARGLSGGQHQAGTARMSASPRHGATDPNGRLWGTDRIHIADASLHVTNGGANPVLTIMALAWRTAAHTAATG, via the coding sequence ATGACGCACCCCACCCTGGACTTCTATGCCGACCCCGATTCGGGCGCCTGGGAGGAGATCGGCTTCGACCCCTACCCGGCGGGCCGCCCGCCCGTCGACGTGCCGCTGGTTCGGCGCCCGCCGGTCCTGGCCCTGCGCGACCTGCGTGAGCGCTATGACGCGGTCGTGGTGGGCAGCGGGGCCGGAGGCGGTGTCGCCGCGTATGTCCTGGCCCGGAGCGGCGCATCGGTCCTCGTGGTGGAGCGCGGCTCCTGGTTCGGCGCCCGCGACCTGCCGGCCGACCATGTGCGCAACCACCGGTTCTTCTTCGGCGGCGACCTCGACACGCCTCCCGGCCATCCGCGGGCCGTGCCCGACGGCGACGGCGAGACCGCCGTGACCTACGACGACCTGCGCTACCACCACAACGCGATCACCGTGGGCGGCGGCACCCGCTTCTTCGGCGCGCAGGCCTGGCGGTTCCTGCCCGACGACTTCCGGATGGCGTCCCTGTACGGGGTCCCGGAGGGGTCGGCGCTGGCGGACTGGCCGATCACCTATGACGACCTCGAACCCTTCTACGACAAGGTCGAATGGGAGCTCGGGGTGGCCGGTCGCGCCCACCCCGAAGAAGGATCCCGCAGCCGCGACTACCCCATGGGCCCGTTCCCGCCGACCGCCGAGGCCTCCGTGCTCGCGGCCGGCGCCGAGTCCCTCGGGTGGACCGCAGGAGCGGTTCCGCTGCTGCTCAACACCGAACCCCGAGGCGGCCGGAACGCGTGCATCCGCTGCGGGCAGTGCGTCGGCTTCACCTGCCCCGTGGACGCCCGCAACGGTACCCACAGCACCGTCCTGCCCCGCGCTTTCGACCACGGCGCCGACCTCATCACCGAAGCGCAGGTCACCCGGATCTCCGACGACGGCACCGTCGAGATCGCGGACGGTCGCACTTCCCGAACCCTGCACGCCGGACGGATCGTCCTCGCCGGCGGCGCCGTCGAGACGCCGCGGCTGCTGCGGATGAGCGGCCTGGGCAACGACTGGGTCGGCGACTGCCTTCAAGGCCACCTGTACGCCAACGTGTTCGGCCTGTTCGATTCGGATGTCCACGATGGTCTCGGCCCCGGGCCCTCCGTCGCGACCCGGCGCTTCTCCCACGGCAACGAAGGCGTGGTCGGCGGTGGCCTGCTCGGCCACGACTTCGTCAAGATCCCGACCATGCACTACGCCCTGGGCCTGCCCGCGGGCGTCGACCGGTCAGGCCCCGACGCGCGCGCCGCCCTGGCCCACGGCTACCGGCGCACCATCAACATCCAAGGCCCCGTCCACGAGATACCGACGCGCGAGGCGCGCGTCCGGCTGTCCTCCACCGTCACCGACCGCCTCGGGCTGCCCGTCGCCCGGCTCGAAGGCCTCCAGCATCCCGAGGACCTGCGCACCTGCGAGTTCCTGTCCGGCAAAGCCGAAGAGTGGCTGCGCGCTTCCGGCGCCACCCGTACCTGGCGAATGGGAGCGCCGGCCAGGGGGCTGTCCGGCGGACAGCACCAGGCGGGCACCGCACGCATGTCGGCCTCGCCCCGGCACGGGGCCACCGACCCGAACGGCAGGCTCTGGGGAACCGACCGCATCCACATCGCCGACGCCAGCCTCCACGTCACCAATGGAGGCGCCAATCCCGTCCTCACCATCATGGCCCTCGCCTGGCGCACCGCCGCCCACACGGCCGCCACCGGCTGA